Within the Bacteroidia bacterium genome, the region CAACGGCTCTGGATCGTCTGGTCATACACACCCTTGAGCGTGAAAATCTAGGAATAGCAGGACGGGAAAAAGTCAAAGACAAATTCAGCCACATCCGGCTTGCCTCAGACACATCCGAACTATACAGGAAATTGCTTAATACCTCCCGCTAAACTCATTCCTTTTCCTTATATTTGTGGTTTATTCTCAGGGAGTTATGAGAAATATCATCATCTTTTTTATTGCCATTTCTGCGCTTACAAGCTGTAAGATGCTGAAACCCAGCGTAATGATGAAAACGCCAAAGGGATATAAATACGCCACACCCCCGGAAAAGCCTTTGGTAGAATACAAACTGGCTGTAAATGATGAGATCAGCTTCAGCATGTATACAAATGACGGTTTCCGCCGCGTAGATATTTCCAGTCTGACAAACGAGAACTACCAGAAAATATCTGCTACGTTCAATTACATTATTGAATACGACGGCACATCTAAACTTCCTTTACTGGGGCGCGTACCACTGAAGGGCCTTACCATTCGCGAAGCAGAGTTAATGCTGGAGCAAAAGTATGCGGAATTTTTCCAGAAGCCCTACGTGCTGATATCCGTTACAAACCGGCGCGTGATTGTTTTTCCGGGTTCGGAGGGTTCAGCGAAGGTGGTACCCCTTGCAAACGAGCAAACAACATTGATAGAGGCGCTGGCGCTGGCGGGCGGACTTTCTATTACCGGGAAAGCGTACCGCATAAAGCTCATACGCGGCGATTTAAAAAATCCTGAAGTTTACCTGATTGATCTTTCCACTATTGATGGTATTAAATCCGCAGAACTCGTGCTTCAGGCCAACGATATAATTTATGTGGAGCCCCGTCTGCAAATTGGCAGAACGGTAATCAACGAGATCACTCCGTACATCACGTTTATTACCAGTGCGGTCATCTTCTACGAATTTTTAAGGACCCGCTAGACGGCCCGATGATTACGCAGCACACAGAGAACTCTCAGGAGAGCATTAACCGTTATAAGGAACGGATCTCCAATTTTTCGAAGGAATTCGAACTTGGTCTTTTTATTTTCCTCGCCAGGCGTTCGTTCTTATGGATCATCGCCTTTTTTGTACTTGCGTACGGAATCACCTTTCTGGTACTCCGATATACCCCACTTGAATTTCAGGCCTCTTCCGTGATTCAGGTGCAGAACTCGAATACAGCTTCCCGGATTCTTAACGTAAGTAACGACCCTACCCAGGAAGACGCGGTGCTTCAGGCCATTGAACTGCTGCGTTCAAAGGAATTTCTCAAGCGTACACTTTTGAAACTCCCCCTGCATGTCTCCTACTATTCCGAAGGTACTTTCCTGGAATTCGAGCACTATACCGGAACACCTTACACGGTTGTATTCGATACCGTGAAGGCGCCCCGCTTCGGCACGCGTTTTTACGTTGAACTGACAGAAAACGGCAGCGGTCGTCTTTCCCTGGGTGGAGAAACAGCCGGCGAACCCGTTGCCTTTACTTCTGGCAAGTGGTTCAATTTTGGAGGCTTTTCTCTGATGATCACCCTGCATGATCATGAAGGATATAAAGCCCTGCGGGAAGGACTCAAATCCAATTCACTGTTCTTCGTCATAAACACAGAAGAACATGTGATCAATTCTTATACAAATGCCATCACCGTTCACCTGCTGAACGATGCAGCCCGAACAGTAGAGATATCGTGTAAAGACGGCAATCCGGCGAAGGCAAGAGACATTGTAAATATTATTGCCAACGAGTTCAAAGCGTACGACCGTGAGAAAAAGGGGGAAAGCGCCAGAAAGATACTTGATTTCATTGACGAACAGATCTATAAAGTTGAAGGTGACCTCAAACTATCCGAAGCAAGTATTCTCAATTTCAAACGTGACAACAAACTTACCACCTCAGATGCGTACACAGAAATAAATATTTCCAGACTGAATGCGATTGAGAATGACATGATGGAACTGGAACTGGAGGAAAATGTCTTAAAAGAGATTGAGACTACCATATCGAAGAGTAAAGAGGAAGATTCTTTTAGCATGCTGCCTTTGCTGGCAGGTACTGAATACGAACTCACGCTCACGAAACTGCTTGATGATCTTTCCCGACTGGTCAGGGAAAGGGATATGCTCAAGCAGGATCTTCAGGTGAATAACGAACGTCTTAAATCGGCAGAGGCCGCCATCCTGAACAAACGAAAGGTGGTTCTGGAGAGCATTCGTTCCATTAAGGAGAAGGTAACCTTGAAAAAGGACAATCTGAAGGCAAAGCGAAGTGATTTTGAATCGAAGTTTACGCAGATTCCAAAAGATGAACTCGAATATCAGCGGATTCAGAGACTGTTCGGCATCAACGAAAAGTTTTATACCATGCTGCTGGAGAAACGTACAGAGTATAAGATCTCGCAGGCGGGAAA harbors:
- a CDS encoding polysaccharide biosynthesis/export family protein, with the protein product MRNIIIFFIAISALTSCKMLKPSVMMKTPKGYKYATPPEKPLVEYKLAVNDEISFSMYTNDGFRRVDISSLTNENYQKISATFNYIIEYDGTSKLPLLGRVPLKGLTIREAELMLEQKYAEFFQKPYVLISVTNRRVIVFPGSEGSAKVVPLANEQTTLIEALALAGGLSITGKAYRIKLIRGDLKNPEVYLIDLSTIDGIKSAELVLQANDIIYVEPRLQIGRTVINEITPYITFITSAVIFYEFLRTR
- a CDS encoding polysaccharide biosynthesis tyrosine autokinase, translating into MITQHTENSQESINRYKERISNFSKEFELGLFIFLARRSFLWIIAFFVLAYGITFLVLRYTPLEFQASSVIQVQNSNTASRILNVSNDPTQEDAVLQAIELLRSKEFLKRTLLKLPLHVSYYSEGTFLEFEHYTGTPYTVVFDTVKAPRFGTRFYVELTENGSGRLSLGGETAGEPVAFTSGKWFNFGGFSLMITLHDHEGYKALREGLKSNSLFFVINTEEHVINSYTNAITVHLLNDAARTVEISCKDGNPAKARDIVNIIANEFKAYDREKKGESARKILDFIDEQIYKVEGDLKLSEASILNFKRDNKLTTSDAYTEINISRLNAIENDMMELELEENVLKEIETTISKSKEEDSFSMLPLLAGTEYELTLTKLLDDLSRLVRERDMLKQDLQVNNERLKSAEAAILNKRKVVLESIRSIKEKVTLKKDNLKAKRSDFESKFTQIPKDELEYQRIQRLFGINEKFYTMLLEKRTEYKISQAGNVSQHEILEYSTLPTSPVYPKKKSFYISASIVAFLLSLLLVLIRYIFHDKINSLNEIIKATQASISILGIVPKYKKEIPNSQLLVDKNPKSLIAEAFRSIRTNLQFISAGENAKVMAITSTISGEGKTFVAINLAGIIAYSGKKVVILDLDMRKPKIHTGFQAPNTCGMSTILIGKDPLEKCIQHSSLENLHFITAGPIPPNPSELIISAAMDNILEKLKSMYDLVVIDNPPVGLVTDGMTMIQKADYPLYILRADYSRRNFVQNIDRMFNESGIKNLSVVLNGVDIERKSYGYNYGYGYGYGYGYGYGYYEDKTKGAHESEKN